A window from Bufo bufo chromosome 1, aBufBuf1.1, whole genome shotgun sequence encodes these proteins:
- the LOC120989049 gene encoding olfactory receptor 11L1-like: protein MEKRNQSTITEFLLLGFGNLHNFKILVFTLCLIIHIMALTANYLVIVLVGVTKSLHSPMYFFLSQLSLSEILFTSNIVPNMLWLILKGGGKVSVIRCLFKFYLLSVLTVAQCFLLAAMSFDRHVAICRPLHYATIMTFTHQLQMIISCWLLGFTLALFVYIFLSKLNFCGLDTINHFYCDIAPVLQLSCSSTSSVELVLALIAFPVLLLPFMFIIVTYISIIQTILRIPSSTGRHKAFSTCSSHLIIVCMYYGTLSSIYIFPPRDNSINLNKGLSVLYTLVTPLFNPLIYCLRNQDIRGAIFKYIQYLKLRKAMDT from the coding sequence atggaaaagagaaatCAATCAACAATTACAGAATTTCTCCTCTTGGGATTTGGAAACCTCCACAActtcaagattttagtttttactTTGTGTTTGATCATCCACATCATGGCTTTGACAGCAAATTATCTGGTAATTGTCCTGGTTGGGGTCACAAAGAGCCTCCATTCCCCCATGTACTTCTTCCTCAGCCAGTTGTCCTTGTCGGAGATTCTGTTCACAAGTAACATTGTGCCCAACATGTTATGGCTGATACTGAAGGGAGGAGGAAAAGTATCAGTTATCCGGTGTTTATTCAAGTTCTACTTATTGAGTGTTCTAACGGTTGCTCAGTGCTTTCTATTGGCAGCTATGTCCTTTGATCGGCATGTGGCCATCTGTAGACCATTACACTATGCAACCATTATGACCTTCACACATCAGCTTCAGATGATCATCTCCTGCTGGTTGTTAGGTTTCACCTTGGccctttttgtatacattttcttgaGCAAGCTAAATTTTTGTGGCCTGGACACCATCAATCACTTCTACTGTGACATTGCTCCTGTTCTGCAATTGTCCTGCTCCAGTACTTCTTCTGTAGAACTAGTCCTTGCTCTGATAGCATTTCCCGTCCTTTTATTACCATTCATGTTTATCATAGTCACCTACATTTCCATCATTCAGACCATCCTCAGAATTCCCTCCAGCACTGGAAGAcacaaagccttctccacctgCAGCTCCCACCTTATCATTGTGTGCATGTACTACGGGACACTGTCATCCATTTATATCTTCCCACCAAGAGATAATTCCATAAATCTGAACAAAGGTCTATCTGTTCTATACACACTGGTGACTCCATTGTTTAACCCTTTAATCTACTGCTTGAGAAACCAGGATATTAGAGGCGCCATTTTCAAATACATTCAATATTTAAAGCTGCGTAAAGCAATGGACACCTAG